Proteins found in one Paenibacillus sp. FSL R10-2782 genomic segment:
- a CDS encoding SDR family oxidoreductase, with protein sequence MKIALTGATGQLGSIVVEALLASVSAEDLIVSVRNPEKAENLRARGVDVRHGDFDKPETLDQAFAGVDRLLIISADGDNDTRIRQHKAAVDAAVRAGVGFIAYTSAANAADSTLFLAPVHRITEEFIRESGIPYSFLRNNWYLENEAGTIQSVLAGAPWLTSAGSGKVGWAARADYAQAAAVVLSSEGHENTIYELSGKPITQEEFAAILAEVLGKDVPVQQVDDTAYADIMLGAGVPEAAIPIVVGIQQAIREGALDVVSNDFEKLLKRPLTPLSQGIRELVEQTKA encoded by the coding sequence ATGAAAATCGCATTAACAGGAGCAACCGGGCAACTGGGTTCCATCGTGGTAGAGGCGTTGCTTGCATCGGTATCGGCAGAAGACCTTATTGTTAGCGTGAGAAATCCGGAAAAAGCAGAAAACTTGCGTGCCCGTGGCGTTGACGTTCGTCATGGCGATTTTGATAAACCAGAGACGCTGGACCAAGCGTTTGCTGGTGTAGACCGACTACTGATTATATCCGCAGACGGCGATAATGATACGAGAATCCGACAGCATAAGGCTGCTGTGGATGCTGCTGTACGTGCGGGAGTAGGCTTCATTGCTTATACCAGCGCTGCCAATGCGGCTGACAGCACGCTGTTCCTTGCACCTGTACATCGTATAACGGAGGAGTTCATTCGTGAATCGGGCATTCCTTACTCCTTCCTGCGCAATAACTGGTATCTTGAAAATGAAGCAGGCACGATTCAATCCGTGCTGGCCGGGGCTCCTTGGCTGACTTCAGCAGGCTCCGGTAAAGTAGGTTGGGCTGCCCGTGCAGATTATGCGCAAGCGGCGGCAGTCGTTTTGTCCAGCGAAGGACATGAGAATACAATATACGAGCTTTCGGGCAAGCCGATTACCCAAGAAGAGTTTGCGGCGATTCTTGCTGAGGTGCTGGGTAAGGATGTGCCTGTACAGCAGGTAGACGATACTGCGTATGCCGATATTATGCTTGGTGCGGGCGTACCGGAAGCCGCAATCCCTATTGTGGTCGGTATTCAGCAAGCGATTCGTGAAGGAGCTTTGGATGTTGTAAGCAACGATTTCGAGAAGCTTCTGAAACGCCCGCTTACGCCGCTTAGCCAAGGAATTCGTGAGCTGGTTGAGCAAACAAAGGCATAA
- a CDS encoding PLP-dependent aminotransferase family protein: MWLSIDKNVTVPMLRQVYQAMRDRILAGELHAGYKLPSTRVLALQLNVSRNVILEAYEMLLAEGLAIARSGSGTYVAEGAVLPGYVSALPIEASASAMNTSYSNEMSVISFRTGLPALELFPRKSWADLLQSVCKEAPDLALGYGDPAGEPELRRELADYLVHTRGVKARPEHIVITSGAVQAIQLVTRLLLSAGDEALVEEPTNEDLKSILAATGATLRSIPVDDSGVITADLPQKRHPKLAYLTPSHQFPLGGILPIQRRIELIQYAARTGCLLLEDDYDSEFRYDGAPVHSLQSLDPERVLYVGTFSKILFPALRIGYIVLPSSRVADFIRLKQLADYQTASLEQIVLSRYIRKRLLHKHVHKMKKVYAKRRQVLLDSLEQHFTGQFRVCGQPAGLHLVAEFQFTLRENWAECFRSENVFAAQLEGNRLLMGYGHLNESEIREGVSRIRNALQRYI; encoded by the coding sequence ATGTGGTTATCTATCGATAAGAATGTGACAGTTCCGATGCTGCGGCAGGTATATCAAGCGATGCGGGACCGTATTTTAGCCGGAGAACTGCATGCAGGGTATAAACTTCCTTCGACCCGGGTGCTGGCCTTACAGTTGAACGTTTCCCGGAATGTTATCCTCGAAGCTTATGAAATGCTGCTAGCCGAAGGCTTAGCCATTGCGCGCTCGGGTTCAGGTACCTATGTAGCCGAAGGGGCCGTCCTTCCAGGTTATGTATCCGCACTGCCTATCGAGGCGTCTGCGTCTGCAATGAATACTTCATATTCAAATGAGATGTCGGTAATTTCCTTCCGGACAGGCCTCCCCGCATTGGAATTGTTCCCGCGCAAATCATGGGCCGACTTGCTTCAGAGCGTCTGCAAAGAGGCTCCTGATCTGGCACTGGGTTATGGCGACCCTGCTGGAGAGCCTGAGTTACGCAGGGAGTTGGCCGACTATTTGGTTCACACCAGAGGAGTGAAAGCCAGACCAGAACATATTGTAATCACTAGCGGAGCAGTACAGGCAATTCAGCTTGTCACTCGTCTGTTACTGTCAGCTGGAGACGAAGCCCTGGTAGAGGAACCGACAAATGAAGATTTAAAAAGCATTCTGGCGGCTACAGGAGCCACACTGCGGAGTATTCCTGTTGATGATTCGGGAGTTATAACAGCCGATCTGCCGCAAAAGAGACACCCCAAGCTGGCATATCTGACACCCTCGCATCAGTTCCCGCTGGGAGGTATCTTGCCGATCCAAAGGCGGATCGAGCTTATCCAGTATGCAGCTCGAACAGGATGCCTGTTGCTCGAAGATGATTATGACAGTGAGTTCCGGTATGATGGGGCGCCCGTCCACTCCTTGCAGAGTCTGGACCCAGAACGGGTGCTATATGTCGGGACGTTTAGCAAAATATTGTTCCCCGCGCTGCGGATCGGCTATATTGTTCTTCCCTCGTCACGAGTCGCTGATTTTATCCGTTTAAAGCAACTGGCGGATTACCAGACAGCGAGTCTGGAACAAATTGTGTTGAGTCGGTATATCAGGAAGCGACTCCTTCATAAGCATGTACATAAGATGAAAAAAGTGTACGCCAAGCGTCGTCAGGTCCTGCTTGATAGCCTGGAACAGCACTTTACAGGGCAATTCCGGGTATGTGGTCAGCCAGCTGGGTTGCATTTGGTAGCAGAGTTTCAGTTCACGCTCCGAGAGAATTGGGCGGAATGTTTCCGTAGCGAAAATGTATTTGCGGCACAGCTCGAAGGAAACCGACTGCTAATGGGCTATGGGCATCTAAATGAAAGCGAGATTCGTGAAGGGGTTAGCAGGATTAGGAATGCCCTGCAACGGTACATATGA
- a CDS encoding DMT family transporter: protein MNKPTFSTYMELVIATSIVGSSVVVGKLVVMRLPVFLSQSASLAVALLFLVPIVLIRKYSLRISKRDALILFIQALVGMFLFRVLMLYGLAYASASESGILTSLTPAIVALLSYVLLREKITLRPGLGIACSLLGVLALQIPHISALWFNAPNATSFIGLLLVLSAVFGEAALTVLRKMLSSHVSSLLGTMYITLFSFFMFLACSFVEAQQFDFNHVGVGEIGLVLYYGIFVTALGYVLWFRGVSRVPASTAAVYTGCIPVSTLLLSYIILRESFSFAHLAGAGFVFLGIILISRGERR, encoded by the coding sequence ATGAACAAACCAACCTTTTCGACTTACATGGAATTAGTGATCGCAACCTCCATTGTCGGCAGTTCTGTAGTAGTCGGTAAACTGGTCGTGATGCGGCTGCCTGTTTTTTTATCGCAATCTGCCAGTCTGGCCGTTGCCCTTCTGTTTTTGGTACCCATTGTGTTAATCAGGAAATATTCACTAAGGATCAGCAAACGAGATGCCTTAATCCTGTTCATTCAAGCACTGGTCGGCATGTTTCTCTTCCGTGTCCTAATGCTGTACGGGCTGGCCTACGCCTCTGCTTCCGAAAGCGGAATTTTAACTAGCTTAACCCCAGCTATCGTGGCACTTCTTTCGTATGTGCTGCTGAGAGAAAAGATTACGCTCCGCCCCGGACTAGGGATTGCCTGTTCACTGCTCGGTGTTTTGGCACTGCAAATACCTCACATATCGGCGCTCTGGTTCAATGCTCCCAACGCAACCTCGTTCATTGGCCTGCTGCTTGTTCTGTCTGCTGTGTTCGGAGAAGCGGCACTGACAGTGTTACGCAAGATGCTATCCAGCCATGTCTCTTCCCTGCTTGGAACCATGTATATAACACTCTTTTCATTCTTCATGTTCCTGGCTTGTTCCTTTGTGGAGGCCCAACAGTTCGACTTTAACCACGTTGGTGTAGGGGAGATTGGGCTAGTCTTATATTATGGTATCTTTGTCACGGCATTAGGCTATGTATTATGGTTTCGAGGTGTATCAAGAGTACCGGCTAGTACAGCAGCTGTATACACGGGTTGTATTCCCGTCAGCACACTACTGCTGTCCTATATCATCCTCCGTGAATCCTTCTCATTTGCTCATCTGGCCGGTGCAGGCTTTGTATTTCTCGGCATCATACTTATATCACGCGGTGAACGCCGTTGA